The DNA region ATGACCCCAGAATCGGCATCATCCGCGTCAAGATGGCTACAGCTCACTATGCCATCTCGCACAAGAACATTGCCGGCAGATTGACCGAGGTGGCCAAGGGTGTGGTGACTGGCGATACGGCCGTGGTGAACAAGCTGCGCGAGATTAGCGAAGAGGAGGTTTCCAAGCTCAGACTGACTCACTAGAAAGGTTCCGGGGCCGGAAAGAAGCATTTCAAAGTCTCAAGACATTAAACAGGCGTCATACGGGGAGCTAGCAAAGCTTGAGCATAGCCAAAATTgattttgttttcttcttttgaAGCATTCTCAATGCTTTCCCTCATAATCAGCCTTCCATATCCTGTCCCAGTTCTCCTTGTTGACAGCAAATTCCCTGACATAGTCATGTTCCAGCTCGTGTGTCCTCCTGCCAAGCAGCACCAAACTGTGAAGCGGCCCTCCAAGCAGCTCATCGGCATCGCAAAGCTCTTTGAGTGTACCGGCAACAAACTTCTCCGTCTTGCCTCCCACCCTCGCAGCGCCAATAGCAAGACTGTCTGGCCCGTACAcaccctccttcttttcctcctcaacctccagcATTTGACTGGCGCAAGTCCCGACGGTCATATACCTAGGTGGCTCATAAATCTTTCTCCCCCTCGCCATATTCTCCAAGCTCTGCTCCTTCACCTTGAtatccagcagcaccagcgtATGCAGCCCAATCTGCCTATTCTCCTTGATCCGATCATAAAAGCTCGCCGGCCTCCAATTGTCCAAAAAGAACACCATCGACACCGTCTGCCCAAAGTTGTACAGCTGCAACCCCGCCGCGCCGATTCCAGACATGATGCTCGCGTTAGGCACAGTCCCGACTCGGATGCCGAGCTCGCGAGCCCTCAGGACGAGGTCGGTGTGTGTAGTCGCGCCAAAAGGGTCGCCGACGACGCAAAAGGCGACGTCCTCCTTGTCGGCGTCGCGGAGGATCTCGTCCGAGTTGGACTCGACCATTTCGCGGTCGGcgatggagatggagcggCCGTAGTAAGACTCGAGGACGGACTggtcgacgaggaggatcGAGGTGTAGGCTTCGAGGTAGACGCGGGAGGCGCGCTTGACGATCTCGAGGCCCTTGACCGTGATGTCGGTCTCGTCTGAGAGGCCTAGGCCGACGAGGTAGAGCattttggtggtttgtggGGGTACTGTAGGAGAGTGTAGTTCTAGGTGGTAAGGGAGGAGAaccttggtggtgggaggggaggtgggaaagattgtttttttttttttttttttttttttttgatcgATGTTGAGTTTGATGGGTACCTTGAATTCGGTGATGGATAGGTGAGGGGAAAGGTACCATACTATTAGCCTACCCCGCCAAAGCTGCCCCCTCCAAAATTTCCAAAGACAAGCTTTCCAGTGCTCACCCCCCCCTGTCGATGGCTGTCCGCTGTTAACCGTGCACATTGAACCAACCAATTCACGACGCGGCGCGTTCAAACTTTCAACAATCCATTTCAACAAAACCAACACTTGTCCTCGAGAATTACCACCAACCTATCTACCATCTCTAACCTGCTCGTCGCATCAACCGCCAAGATGACAGGCAAAGGCTCCGCCTACGGCCAAGCAGCCGGCGACACCGACTTTCGCAAAAAGTATGACCTCGACGAGTACGCCGCCAAAGCCGCCGCCCGCGAAGCCGCCGAGAAGGAAGAGCGCAAAGCCCGGTACGAAGCCAAGCTGGCGGGCAAGAAATACTACAAGCCCATGGACGGTACCGAGACCCTCACCGTCGCGCGCAATGCCACGCAGGACTTCTCCAAGATGGTCGGCACGACGTCTCTGGTGCCAGCCGGCGCCGGGGTCGGAAAAAGAGGACGGGGCGCTGGCTTCTACTGCGAGGCTTGCGACTTGACGTTCAAAGACAATCTACAATGGCTGGAGCACACGAATAGCATGCAGCACCAGCGGGCTGTCGGTGCGACGGGAcaggtgaagaaggcgacggcggaggaggtgcatGCTAGGATTGAGGCGCTGTGGCAAAGGCAGCAGGAGTTGAAGAGGGAGCAGGTTATCACCTTgcaggagaggttggaggttaggaaggaggaggaggagaaggaaagagaggagaggaggaggaagaggaaggaggcggaggagaagaagaggttggagaaggaggcggcgcTGAAGGCGAAGACGGACtatggggaggatgtgaggATCGAAGGGGAGCatgacgaggatgatatGATGGCCGCCATGGGGTTTACTGGCTTCGGGACGACGGCAAAGAAATGAGCATCTTGCTCGGGGGTTTTGGTTATGTCTTTGCAAGATTGGGTGGGCGAAAGATACCATATGCATGGCGTGGGCGTTTGGATTTTATTGGAACATTTGGTTGGGACTAGCGGAAGAGTAACAGGCAAACAGAGTAAGCCTGCATAACGTCCCCAACAATGAATCATTTTGGATATCTTTTGCTGAACATGAAAGCAAACAGTCTCGAGGCCCCCAATCccgtgatggtggttggaaCAGAGACCGGGACAGGGACCCCCTGTCGCCGTTTTCATTCGGGAGGCGGGGAACCGCCCGCTTTTGATCCCGCTGCTGCAAGAAGCCGCTGGACCCATGTCATCGTCTTGACACCATTCAAGTCGACAAACGCCCGGAGCCCCACGATTGCACGACAGCACCAGTCTTACCAAACCAGCGTTGAATCGAACACGCCCAATCTCGTCCGCGAGTTTGACCCCGTgattcaaaaaaaaaaaatacttcCCAGAaccaccccaccaaaacctcccAGCTAGCAGGCTTCAAGCACACAACACCATACCACAatcaccacatcatccaACACCATGTCCAGCGTCTCTTCAGCAGCggccgcctccctcctcaagcgACAGCTCAAACAAATGCAAACCGACAAAGACATTCCAGGCATCTCATGCGGCCTCGTCTCGGACAATAATATCTTCGAGTGGGAAGTCATGCTGATGATCAGCGACGAGTGTAAAT from Podospora pseudopauciseta strain CBS 411.78 chromosome 6, whole genome shotgun sequence includes:
- the SNU23 gene encoding U4/U6.U5 snRNP associated protein (COG:A; EggNog:ENOG503P28K) encodes the protein MTGKGSAYGQAAGDTDFRKKYDLDEYAAKAAAREAAEKEERKARYEAKLAGKKYYKPMDGTETLTVARNATQDFSKMVGTTSLVPAGAGVGKRGRGAGFYCEACDLTFKDNLQWLEHTNSMQHQRAVGATGQVKKATAEEVHARIEALWQRQQELKREQKEAALKAKTDYGEDVRIEGEHDEDDMMAAMGFTGFGTTAKK
- the DPH5 gene encoding diphthine synthase (COG:J; BUSCO:EOG09263JW5; EggNog:ENOG503NW84), which codes for MLYLVGLGLSDETDITVKGLEIVKRASRVYLEAYTSILLVDQSVLESYYGRSISIADREMVESNSDEILRDADKEDVAFCVVGDPFGATTHTDLVLRARELGIRVGTVPNASIMSGIGAAGLQLYNFGQTVSMVFFLDNWRPASFYDRIKENRQIGLHTLVLLDIKVKEQSLENMARGRKIYEPPRYMTVGTCASQMLEVEEEKKEGVYGPDSLAIGAARVGGKTEKFVAGTLKELCDADELLGGPLHSLVLLGRRTHELEHDYVREFAVNKENWDRIWKADYEGKH